From the genome of Mycobacterium dioxanotrophicus, one region includes:
- a CDS encoding AI-2E family transporter: MDNQFTLTQRRALAVTTVIALLLGAYFLRSFFILIVMAAVGAYLFSPLYHRLLRRFGTGLSATLTLLWALLLLIVPVSLLVFLGIVQVTQMVNAVSNWVAATDLSTLGTRTLDLINSLLERVPFLHIHVTAESLRGSIVTLSQRIGEWLLSVLQGAVGGMVGAITSSIIFLYVFISLLVNQDSVITLIRRLNPLGEEITDLYLAKTGAMVKGTVKGQFVIALCQGVAGAISIYIGGFHEGFFIFAILLTALSVIPLGGGIVTIPFGIGMVFFGNVAGGIFVVAWHLLVVTNIDNVLRPFLVPKAARLDPALMLLAVFAGISMFGFFGLVIGPVLMIIIVTTVSVYLAVYKGVELEVHEEAPRKRLWSRFRTGATKTTTPREQTAPVTGPATPPSDES, encoded by the coding sequence ATGGACAACCAATTCACGCTCACCCAGAGACGCGCATTGGCGGTCACCACCGTCATCGCACTGTTGCTCGGCGCCTACTTCTTGCGCAGTTTCTTCATCCTGATCGTGATGGCCGCCGTCGGCGCCTACCTGTTCTCCCCGCTGTATCACCGACTGCTGCGCCGGTTCGGCACCGGACTGTCGGCCACCCTGACCCTGCTGTGGGCGCTGTTGCTGTTGATCGTGCCGGTGTCGCTGCTGGTCTTCCTCGGCATCGTGCAGGTCACCCAGATGGTCAACGCGGTCAGCAACTGGGTGGCGGCGACGGACCTGAGCACGCTGGGCACCCGCACCCTCGATCTGATCAACTCGCTGCTGGAGCGCGTGCCGTTCCTGCACATCCACGTCACCGCGGAATCGTTGCGCGGCAGCATCGTCACGCTGTCGCAGCGGATCGGCGAATGGCTGCTCAGCGTGCTGCAGGGGGCGGTCGGCGGGATGGTCGGCGCCATCACGTCGTCGATCATCTTCCTGTACGTATTCATATCGCTGCTGGTCAACCAGGACAGCGTGATCACGCTGATCCGTCGGCTCAACCCGCTGGGCGAGGAGATCACCGACCTGTACCTGGCCAAGACCGGCGCGATGGTCAAGGGCACGGTCAAAGGTCAGTTCGTCATCGCGCTGTGCCAGGGCGTCGCAGGCGCGATCTCGATCTACATCGGCGGCTTTCACGAAGGGTTCTTCATCTTCGCGATCCTGCTGACCGCGCTGTCGGTGATCCCGCTCGGCGGCGGCATCGTCACCATCCCGTTCGGCATCGGGATGGTGTTCTTCGGCAATGTCGCCGGCGGCATCTTCGTGGTGGCGTGGCATCTGCTGGTCGTCACCAACATCGACAACGTGTTGCGCCCGTTCCTGGTACCGAAGGCCGCGCGGCTGGATCCCGCGCTGATGCTGCTGGCGGTCTTCGCAGGCATCTCGATGTTCGGTTTCTTCGGCCTGGTGATCGGCCCGGTGCTGATGATCATCATCGTCACCACCGTGAGCGTCTACCTGGCGGTCTACAAGGGTGTCGAGCTGGAGGTGCACGAGGAGGCGCCCCGCAAGCGGTTGTGGTCCCGGTTCCGCACCGGCGCCACCAAGACCACCACTCCGCGCGAGCAGACCGCCCCGGTCACCGGACCCGCTACGCCGCCGTCAGACGAGTCTTGA
- a CDS encoding SDR family NAD(P)-dependent oxidoreductase, which translates to MTGQRVALVIGAASGIGWASAQALAEDGCRVVLADRNADGAATRAAQLGRPHTSGHVEVTDEESVQRLFAEVGPIDAVVNCAGFSNVGLITDMPVDQFRSVIDVCLTGGFIVAKHAGKRLPEGGVLVSISSLNGRQPAAGMSAYCAAKAGLSMLTQVAALELGPRGIRVNAIAPGFVHTPLTEPAAMIPGVVEDYVENTALGRAGTPQDIAAAVVFICSPQASWLTGEVIDLNGGAHLKRYPDVLGHVMKLAGA; encoded by the coding sequence ATGACCGGCCAACGGGTCGCACTGGTCATCGGGGCCGCGTCCGGCATCGGGTGGGCCAGTGCGCAGGCACTGGCCGAGGACGGCTGCCGCGTGGTGCTGGCCGACCGCAATGCCGACGGCGCCGCCACCCGGGCCGCCCAACTCGGCCGACCACACACCAGCGGCCACGTCGAGGTCACCGACGAGGAGTCGGTGCAGCGCCTGTTCGCCGAAGTGGGCCCGATCGACGCCGTGGTCAACTGCGCAGGGTTCAGCAATGTCGGGCTCATCACCGACATGCCCGTCGACCAGTTCCGCTCGGTCATCGACGTCTGCCTCACCGGCGGATTCATCGTCGCCAAGCATGCCGGTAAGCGATTGCCGGAAGGCGGTGTGCTGGTATCGATCTCGTCGCTGAACGGGCGCCAGCCCGCAGCCGGGATGAGCGCGTACTGCGCAGCCAAGGCCGGGTTGTCGATGCTGACCCAGGTCGCGGCCCTCGAACTGGGTCCGCGCGGTATCCGGGTCAACGCCATCGCACCGGGATTCGTGCACACGCCGCTGACCGAGCCCGCCGCGATGATTCCGGGCGTGGTCGAGGACTACGTCGAGAACACCGCGTTGGGCCGCGCCGGCACTCCGCAGGACATCGCCGCGGCCGTGGTGTTCATCTGTTCACCGCAGGCGTCGTGGCTGACCGGTGAGGTCATCGATCTCAACGGCGGAGCACATCTCAAGCGCTACCCCGACGTGCTGGGCCACGTCATGAAACTCGCCGGGGCGTAG
- a CDS encoding NAD-dependent epimerase/dehydratase family protein, with amino-acid sequence MSGETVLVTGAFGLVGSKVVQTLAASGREVVATDLDMAANRKAAAQLPSGVRVRWADLTDTSAVDALVAEVSPAAIIHLAAIIPPFCYMRRGLARKVNVEATAALLRAAEAQAQRPRFVQASSVAVYGARNPHRITDVLTADTPTNPSDIYGAHKVEAEALVRASTLDWLILRLGGVMSSEFSLDIDVDLISFESVLPADGRLQTVDVRDVADAFAKATTTEDANREVLLIGGDPETHRHTQSAVGSQAAAAMRIRGGLPLGRPGDPASDTAWFATDWMDTTRAQEVLGFQHHSWSQLLADTSANAGWKRLPIGLAAPLIRGFLRSKSAYRDYPGRYADVWNAIAKKWGDPTPDMADA; translated from the coding sequence ATGTCGGGAGAAACCGTTCTGGTGACCGGCGCGTTCGGACTGGTCGGATCCAAGGTCGTGCAAACACTGGCCGCCTCGGGACGCGAGGTCGTGGCGACCGATCTCGACATGGCGGCCAACCGGAAGGCCGCCGCCCAGCTACCGTCCGGCGTGCGGGTCCGATGGGCCGACCTGACCGACACCTCGGCTGTCGACGCGCTCGTCGCCGAGGTCTCCCCTGCCGCCATCATTCACCTCGCGGCCATCATCCCGCCGTTCTGCTATATGCGCCGCGGCCTGGCCCGCAAGGTCAACGTCGAGGCCACCGCGGCATTGTTGCGAGCGGCCGAGGCGCAGGCCCAACGACCACGGTTCGTGCAGGCCTCCAGCGTTGCCGTCTACGGTGCCCGCAATCCGCATCGGATCACCGATGTGCTGACCGCGGACACCCCGACCAACCCGTCCGACATCTACGGCGCCCACAAGGTCGAGGCTGAAGCCCTGGTCCGGGCGTCCACGCTGGACTGGCTGATCCTGCGGCTGGGCGGGGTGATGAGCTCCGAGTTCAGTCTCGACATCGACGTCGACCTGATCTCGTTCGAAAGTGTGCTGCCCGCCGACGGACGTCTGCAGACCGTCGACGTGCGTGACGTCGCGGACGCGTTCGCCAAGGCCACCACGACCGAGGACGCCAACCGTGAAGTGCTGCTGATCGGCGGCGATCCCGAGACGCATCGGCACACCCAGTCGGCAGTCGGCTCCCAGGCGGCCGCCGCCATGAGAATCAGGGGCGGCCTGCCTCTCGGCCGGCCCGGCGACCCGGCCAGTGACACGGCGTGGTTCGCCACCGACTGGATGGACACCACCCGCGCACAGGAAGTGCTCGGCTTCCAGCATCACTCCTGGAGCCAACTGCTCGCCGACACCAGCGCCAACGCCGGATGGAAACGCTTGCCGATCGGCTTGGCTGCACCATTGATCCGGGGGTTCCTGCGGTCGAAGTCCGCATACAGGGACTATCCGGGCCGGTACGCCGACGTGTGGAACGCGATAGCCAAGAAGTGGGGCGACCCGACTCCGGATATGGCCGACGCATGA
- a CDS encoding cytochrome P450, protein MLLAHELFDRAALQNPYALYDRMRAEDAVARIGESGFYAATSFEAVVEATGRPQDFSSNLTATMWHQPDGTIAEFTMEGPGGATHVLATADDPIHATHRKLVLPRLVAKRIRELEPFIAATAAELLPTGDFDWMATVADRLPMLVVARLLGLPAADADQLVTWAYASTQLLDGLVDQDQLTAAGIAAVELGGYLVEQFGRAAANPGDDLLGDFATYCATERLGTDTAAFMLIQLVSAGAESTASLIGSAVQVLAHRPDVADRLRRDAVLTPVFLEEVLRYESPFRGHFRHVLADTTLAGTPMPAGSHLLLLWGAANRDPAAFENPHEFRMDRANAKGHLAFGRGAHFCVGAALARLEARIVISQVLANGGVIEPTGDAEWLPSLLVRRLSRLPLIVR, encoded by the coding sequence CTACGCCGCGACATCATTCGAAGCCGTCGTCGAGGCCACCGGCCGTCCGCAGGACTTCTCGTCGAACCTGACCGCCACGATGTGGCATCAACCGGACGGCACGATCGCCGAGTTCACCATGGAAGGTCCGGGCGGTGCCACGCACGTGCTGGCGACCGCCGACGATCCGATCCACGCCACCCACCGCAAGCTGGTGTTGCCCCGGCTGGTGGCCAAACGCATACGCGAGCTCGAGCCGTTCATCGCCGCGACCGCGGCAGAGCTGCTCCCGACCGGAGACTTCGACTGGATGGCCACCGTGGCCGACCGGTTGCCCATGCTGGTGGTGGCGCGGCTGCTCGGGCTGCCGGCCGCCGATGCCGATCAGCTGGTCACCTGGGCGTACGCCAGCACGCAGCTGCTGGACGGTCTGGTCGATCAGGACCAGCTGACGGCGGCGGGTATCGCGGCGGTCGAGCTCGGGGGTTACCTGGTCGAACAGTTCGGGCGGGCCGCGGCGAACCCGGGAGACGATCTGCTGGGCGATTTCGCGACGTATTGCGCGACGGAGCGGTTGGGCACCGATACCGCCGCGTTCATGCTGATCCAGTTGGTCAGCGCCGGCGCGGAGTCCACGGCGTCGCTGATCGGCAGCGCCGTACAGGTCCTGGCGCACCGGCCTGACGTCGCCGACCGGCTGCGCCGCGACGCGGTTCTGACGCCGGTGTTCCTGGAGGAGGTGCTGCGGTACGAGTCACCGTTTCGGGGCCACTTCCGGCACGTACTGGCAGATACGACGCTGGCGGGGACGCCCATGCCGGCCGGATCTCATCTCCTGCTGCTGTGGGGTGCGGCCAACAGGGATCCGGCGGCGTTCGAGAATCCGCACGAGTTCCGCATGGATCGTGCCAACGCCAAGGGCCACCTGGCGTTCGGGAGGGGTGCGCACTTTTGTGTGGGCGCCGCGCTGGCGCGGCTTGAGGCGCGGATCGTGATATCGCAGGTGCTGGCGAACGGGGGCGTCATCGAGCCGACCGGGGACGCCGAATGGCTCCCCAGCCTGCTGGTGCGCCGGCTGAGCCGACTGCCGCTGATCGTGCGGTGA